Proteins encoded together in one Chryseobacterium taklimakanense window:
- a CDS encoding ABC transporter permease gives MKNIILIAKREFLTQVRKKSFIILTLLAPLLIVGFGALIALMFKANESTHSFNVIDKSGLFQNKLKSDENLKYIYLPEANEASLKAALRDMQGIDGLLIIPKLENNDFSKLEEETKLLVNKKIGFGTKNNISIDLEKIIRSEKIKALGLNETQIKDIDKGFTLKAENVVDEKTEDNDMVFSVKYGLSMVLMYVVFMFIIIYGVRVMRSVLEEKNNRVVEIIISSVKPFELMMGKIIGVTMVALTQFIIWITMSVVAALFLNTGFAAMNENLPVGGEEAAVVTKAFDPQNLAAEVSHTLLEMNFPLIIFVFIVFFLLGYIFYSAMYAAIGSAVDNETETQQFTLFAILPLMIGMYGSITVTNNPEGPMAFWLSIIPFTSPVAMIARIPFGVPAWQIVLSTALLIGATFLMVFIASKVYKVGILMYGNKATLKELWKWIKN, from the coding sequence ATGAAAAACATAATACTGATTGCCAAACGTGAATTCCTGACACAGGTCAGGAAGAAGTCGTTTATCATACTCACGCTTTTGGCACCGCTGTTAATCGTAGGTTTTGGCGCTTTAATCGCATTAATGTTTAAGGCTAATGAATCCACGCATTCTTTCAACGTTATTGATAAAAGCGGGCTGTTTCAAAATAAATTAAAATCCGACGAAAATCTGAAATACATTTATCTGCCAGAAGCGAATGAAGCCTCCCTGAAAGCGGCTTTGCGGGACATGCAGGGTATTGACGGGCTTTTGATCATTCCAAAACTGGAAAATAATGATTTCAGTAAACTGGAGGAAGAAACCAAACTTTTAGTCAACAAAAAAATTGGTTTCGGGACCAAAAACAATATCAGCATCGACCTGGAGAAAATCATCAGAAGCGAGAAAATTAAGGCTTTAGGCTTAAATGAAACTCAAATAAAAGACATCGACAAAGGCTTTACGCTAAAAGCCGAGAATGTGGTTGATGAAAAAACTGAGGACAATGATATGGTTTTCAGCGTAAAATATGGGCTTTCCATGGTTCTGATGTATGTGGTCTTTATGTTTATTATCATTTACGGCGTTCGTGTGATGCGCAGCGTTCTGGAAGAAAAAAACAACCGCGTGGTTGAAATCATCATCTCCTCGGTAAAGCCTTTTGAACTGATGATGGGGAAAATCATTGGGGTGACGATGGTGGCTTTAACCCAATTTATCATCTGGATCACCATGTCGGTCGTTGCAGCACTGTTCCTGAATACCGGTTTCGCAGCCATGAATGAAAATCTCCCGGTGGGGGGTGAAGAAGCCGCAGTGGTGACCAAGGCATTTGATCCACAAAACCTGGCTGCTGAAGTTTCCCACACCCTTCTGGAAATGAATTTCCCGCTGATCATTTTTGTATTTATCGTCTTCTTCCTTTTGGGATATATTTTCTACAGTGCGATGTATGCAGCGATCGGTTCTGCGGTAGATAATGAAACGGAGACCCAGCAGTTTACCCTTTTTGCGATTTTACCTTTGATGATCGGTATGTACGGCAGCATTACCGTGACAAATAATCCCGAAGGCCCAATGGCATTTTGGCTGTCGATAATTCCGTTTACCTCTCCGGTGGCGATGATCGCGAGGATTCCGTTTGGAGTTCCGGCGTGGCAAATTGTGCTTTCGACTGCCCTTTTAATCGGAGCGACATTTCTAATGGTTTTCATTGCATCCAAAGTTTATAAAGTGGGGATTTTGATGTACGGGAACAAAGCGACGCTGAAGGAACTATGGAAGTGGATTAAAAACTGA
- a CDS encoding ABC transporter ATP-binding protein, translating into MLKAEHVTKTYNSGKKIALQDFSIDVPEGSIYGLLGPNGAGKTTFIRIVNQILQADAGEVFINSEKLNPNHIKQIGYMPEERGLYKNMTVGDQLLYFGELKGMTKNDALHEAKYWFEQLNIDQWWKKKLSELSKGMAQKIQFVVTVLHKPKLLILDEPFSGFDPVNANLIKDQIINLKNQGTTIILSTHRMESVEEMCDYVALINNSKKVLDGRVFSVRENFKKNIFSVTLSDVNNDHFELFRKTHQVEDFKNENGLISFELKDSQDQNFVLNELMQVGKIRSFDEKIPSMNEVFINAVSSKI; encoded by the coding sequence ATGCTAAAAGCAGAACACGTAACCAAAACATACAATTCCGGAAAGAAAATCGCGCTGCAGGACTTCAGCATCGATGTTCCTGAAGGCAGCATCTATGGGCTTCTGGGACCAAACGGTGCCGGAAAAACAACTTTCATCCGGATTGTAAACCAAATTTTGCAGGCGGATGCCGGGGAAGTTTTCATCAATTCTGAAAAGCTGAATCCCAATCACATCAAACAAATTGGCTATATGCCGGAGGAACGCGGCCTTTACAAGAATATGACCGTGGGCGACCAGCTTCTTTATTTTGGCGAACTGAAAGGAATGACAAAAAACGATGCCCTGCACGAAGCCAAATATTGGTTTGAGCAGCTGAATATCGACCAATGGTGGAAGAAAAAACTCTCTGAACTTTCCAAAGGGATGGCGCAGAAAATCCAGTTTGTGGTGACCGTGCTCCACAAACCTAAGCTTCTGATTCTTGACGAGCCGTTTTCAGGTTTTGACCCGGTAAACGCCAACCTCATCAAAGATCAGATCATTAATCTAAAAAATCAGGGAACTACAATTATATTGTCTACACACAGAATGGAGAGTGTAGAGGAAATGTGCGATTATGTTGCACTGATCAATAATTCTAAGAAAGTTCTGGATGGAAGAGTTTTCAGCGTGAGGGAGAATTTCAAGAAAAACATCTTTTCGGTGACGCTTTCAGACGTTAACAACGACCATTTTGAGCTTTTCAGAAAAACGCATCAGGTGGAAGACTTTAAGAATGAAAACGGTTTGATTTCATTTGAGCTTAAAGATTCCCAGGATCAGAATTTTGTACTGAATGAATTGATGCAGGTTGGAAAAATCCGCTCATTTGATGAGAAAATCCCGAGCATGAATGAAGTGTTTATCAATGCCGTTTCTTCAAAAATCTAA
- a CDS encoding porin family protein, translated as MKRLLIGTALLAFINLSAQVDFSSTRFGITGGYNYSRVQNAHNPSGPRHTLQGGFLALIPVDRNDQFYIQPEVVYYGAGETGKDKNNKGSAGYDAVYANSYISVPLYFKGYFSEAESEFFGMAGPRFDFLINQKVENPARQVYTVEGDAKYPGINGKAAGFGWGVGLGIGFSYKRKLELAGRYDLGISNTYPDLVESYTGDPNTEKKKSQQVASVTLSYIFD; from the coding sequence ATGAAAAGATTACTAATTGGCACTGCACTGCTGGCATTTATAAACCTCAGTGCGCAGGTCGACTTCAGTTCCACAAGATTTGGTATTACGGGAGGTTATAATTACTCCCGTGTTCAGAATGCCCACAATCCGTCCGGCCCAAGACATACTTTGCAGGGCGGCTTTTTGGCACTGATACCTGTAGACCGTAATGATCAGTTCTACATACAGCCGGAGGTGGTGTATTATGGTGCCGGCGAGACCGGGAAAGATAAGAATAATAAAGGATCAGCAGGTTATGATGCTGTGTATGCCAACAGTTACATCAGCGTTCCTCTTTATTTTAAAGGCTATTTCTCTGAAGCAGAATCCGAGTTTTTTGGAATGGCGGGGCCAAGATTTGATTTTCTGATTAATCAAAAAGTTGAAAACCCGGCCAGACAGGTATACACCGTCGAAGGCGATGCTAAATATCCAGGGATTAATGGCAAGGCTGCCGGTTTTGGCTGGGGTGTTGGCTTGGGTATAGGTTTCAGTTATAAAAGAAAACTTGAACTGGCAGGCAGGTACGATTTGGGAATCTCAAACACTTATCCGGACCTTGTAGAATCCTATACAGGAGATCCAAATACTGAAAAGAAAAAATCTCAGCAGGTGGCAAGTGTTACTTTAAGCTATATTTTTGATTAA
- a CDS encoding gluzincin family metallopeptidase: protein MLKRLLFFLFCVMSFVVVHAQQDSIFIKADVSTNLKEITVSQNFRYANRLQVPITKIKLLNWIAAYKNEGTALAKRKVEDRRKDLHFAKKEDLGSLQNLSINGVKADLNLDSENLYFELPEPLKPGESLNLSLQYDLKLPKISITGFGVGEGKAELKYFFIVPDTFETENQYGRHFLDIDETQNGGSYWEIELHAPQNCYTEGNLLKNGQKFAGTLTADPEFIITKTEPVSIIAENKAKETKVVFGYPITEAEKSSLEFFIPLHLNFIQEKMGFVPDKIFISEKFKNKEEFFGNDDIKFWKFKFQMFTDAQKTDLDYISIITKNVFKQAGITEKNKNHWFKNGLKTYIEKQYLAKYYADENLLGKLPENARIFGIKPLKYFNIGKLKLTERYGIAYQYIMAQNLDQKIGEPFSALSNFNDMAISNFETGNLFDFIAQKMTYEKFDAFIQNFLTENKGKIIDTKSFLDQLAIQSAYSSDFLETYINREMRVNFKAKKFKKIPEGYLVKISKNTDFNIPIKITSEDRHGHSESYWYDTASGKHTGEFLIPRNDINKIQLNDGYIFPEANYRDNYLYTKGFFTNTKKVKLKLGKDVPNPEYNEIYMNPSVSFNAYDKALLGLNFQNKSLFDQQFLYSFTPFYSTGTGKMTGSGLLAYNFRPVDSFFRNWQVGTSGSYFHYDKNLSYKKFSAFSSLIFSKVSRSDISRSLHLSYNYFEKDLTPEMVAANEYDKYGIWSLGYGYTDNKIIHEISFGSNLQVMKDFQKLSAEAFYRWEFAENKKVSFRFFSGYFFSNRSRNDLFNFGVSKVSNYAFSYNLLGQSATSGILSQQYVLAEGGFKSYLNSSVNKWITSTNVDAHVWKMFNVYADAGLYQNKGHHAKFIWDSGVKLKVIPDFLEVYFPVQSSLGFEPSFKDYSKRIRFTLVLNMNALTNHFRKGWY, encoded by the coding sequence ATGTTGAAGAGACTGCTCTTTTTTTTGTTTTGTGTGATGAGTTTTGTTGTGGTACATGCGCAGCAGGACAGTATTTTTATAAAGGCAGATGTTTCCACGAATCTGAAGGAAATAACTGTTTCTCAAAATTTCAGATATGCCAACCGGCTGCAAGTCCCTATTACGAAAATAAAGCTGCTGAACTGGATCGCTGCCTATAAAAATGAAGGCACGGCCTTGGCAAAACGTAAAGTTGAAGACCGCAGGAAAGACCTTCATTTTGCAAAAAAAGAAGATTTGGGATCTCTGCAGAATCTCAGCATAAACGGGGTAAAAGCCGATCTCAACTTGGATTCTGAAAATCTTTATTTTGAATTACCGGAACCGCTGAAACCCGGTGAATCCTTGAACCTGAGTTTACAGTACGACTTAAAGTTGCCAAAAATTTCAATTACCGGATTTGGCGTCGGTGAAGGTAAAGCTGAACTAAAATATTTTTTTATCGTTCCTGATACTTTTGAGACCGAAAATCAATACGGCAGGCATTTTCTTGACATTGACGAAACCCAGAACGGTGGAAGCTACTGGGAAATAGAACTTCACGCACCACAAAACTGTTACACAGAAGGAAATCTTCTAAAGAACGGACAAAAATTTGCCGGAACACTGACGGCGGATCCCGAATTCATTATTACGAAAACTGAACCTGTCTCCATAATTGCAGAAAACAAAGCCAAAGAAACCAAAGTTGTTTTTGGCTATCCAATCACCGAAGCTGAGAAAAGCAGCCTGGAGTTCTTCATTCCGCTACATCTTAATTTCATCCAGGAAAAAATGGGGTTTGTACCGGATAAGATTTTTATTTCGGAAAAATTTAAAAACAAGGAGGAATTTTTCGGTAATGATGATATTAAATTCTGGAAATTTAAGTTTCAGATGTTTACGGATGCGCAGAAAACCGATCTGGACTATATCAGCATCATCACCAAAAATGTTTTCAAACAGGCTGGAATTACCGAAAAAAACAAAAATCACTGGTTCAAAAACGGCCTGAAGACCTACATCGAAAAGCAATACCTCGCAAAATATTACGCCGACGAGAACCTCCTGGGCAAGTTGCCGGAAAACGCCCGTATTTTCGGCATTAAACCGCTAAAATACTTCAACATCGGAAAGCTGAAGCTCACAGAAAGATACGGAATTGCCTACCAATACATTATGGCGCAAAATCTTGATCAAAAAATTGGTGAACCGTTCAGTGCGCTGAGCAATTTCAATGATATGGCGATCAGTAATTTCGAGACCGGTAATCTTTTTGACTTTATTGCCCAAAAGATGACCTATGAAAAATTCGATGCCTTCATCCAAAACTTTCTTACTGAAAATAAGGGTAAAATTATCGACACGAAATCGTTCCTCGATCAGCTCGCGATACAGTCCGCATATTCTTCAGACTTCCTGGAAACTTATATCAACAGGGAGATGCGGGTAAATTTCAAAGCTAAAAAATTCAAAAAAATTCCCGAGGGTTATCTGGTTAAGATTTCAAAAAACACAGATTTCAATATTCCTATAAAGATAACTTCCGAAGACCGGCACGGGCACTCAGAATCCTACTGGTACGATACGGCTTCAGGAAAGCATACAGGCGAATTTTTAATCCCAAGAAACGACATCAACAAAATACAGCTGAACGACGGCTACATCTTCCCGGAAGCCAATTACAGAGACAATTATCTTTACACCAAAGGATTTTTTACCAATACAAAAAAAGTAAAACTCAAGTTGGGCAAGGATGTTCCCAATCCTGAATACAACGAAATTTATATGAATCCAAGTGTAAGTTTCAATGCTTATGATAAGGCGCTTTTAGGACTTAATTTCCAGAATAAATCTTTGTTTGACCAGCAGTTTCTCTACAGTTTCACGCCTTTTTACAGTACCGGCACCGGAAAAATGACCGGCTCCGGGCTTTTGGCTTACAATTTCAGGCCGGTGGATTCGTTCTTCAGAAATTGGCAGGTCGGCACTTCCGGCTCATATTTCCACTACGACAAAAATCTTTCTTATAAAAAGTTTTCTGCATTCTCCAGCCTCATCTTTTCAAAGGTTTCCAGAAGTGATATTTCGCGCTCATTGCACCTTTCTTACAACTATTTCGAGAAAGACCTCACTCCGGAAATGGTTGCAGCCAATGAATATGACAAATACGGCATCTGGAGCTTAGGGTACGGATATACGGACAACAAAATCATTCATGAAATTTCCTTTGGCTCAAACCTTCAGGTGATGAAGGATTTTCAGAAACTCTCTGCAGAAGCTTTCTACCGCTGGGAGTTTGCTGAAAACAAGAAGGTAAGTTTCAGATTTTTTAGCGGCTACTTCTTCAGCAACAGATCGAGAAACGATTTATTTAATTTTGGTGTCTCGAAGGTTTCTAATTACGCATTTTCCTACAATCTTTTAGGGCAGAGCGCCACTTCGGGTATCCTTTCGCAACAGTATGTCCTGGCAGAAGGCGGCTTTAAATCATATCTGAATTCTTCAGTCAATAAATGGATCACCAGCACGAATGTTGATGCGCACGTTTGGAAAATGTTCAATGTCTACGCCGATGCCGGTCTGTACCAGAATAAAGGCCATCACGCAAAATTCATCTGGGATTCGGGTGTGAAACTGAAGGTTATTCCCGATTTTCTTGAAGTTTATTTCCCCGTACAGTCGTCCCTGGGCTTCGAGCCTTCATTTAAAGACTACAGCAAACGGATCAGGTTTACACTGGTACTTAATATGAATGCGCTGACCAACCATTTCCGGAAGGGATGGTATTAA
- a CDS encoding lamin tail domain-containing protein, whose amino-acid sequence MKKLYSLLATVVATIAFSQGKIVINEIYGAGGNSGATYTCDYVELKNIGDAPLTLTGASLQYAASGSSSTFNSYQALPEITLSPNQTYLIQEACGTNGAPLPVTADFVGTTNTSFTGTVYNTPLNFAASNGKVALVSNYSQVVSPTDANVIDFVGYGTASLYEGTAPAPAASTTKSVERISGDSNNNGADFAAVTPTPTNSTLAVSDITSSKVKFIKNTLVTNTIEFSAKANVKIYSVNGQVVKTAAVNDGTSLDISALAKGVYVVAGDVDGHSVSQKIIKK is encoded by the coding sequence ATGAAAAAACTTTATTCTTTGTTAGCTACAGTTGTTGCTACTATTGCATTTTCTCAAGGGAAAATTGTTATCAATGAAATTTATGGGGCGGGCGGAAATTCTGGAGCTACCTATACCTGTGATTACGTTGAATTAAAAAACATTGGTGACGCACCTCTAACATTAACTGGAGCTTCTTTGCAGTATGCAGCTTCGGGATCAAGCAGTACATTTAACAGTTATCAGGCTTTACCTGAAATTACACTTTCTCCCAACCAGACTTATCTAATACAGGAAGCTTGTGGAACAAATGGTGCACCTTTGCCAGTAACAGCAGATTTTGTTGGAACTACAAATACTTCATTTACAGGAACTGTATATAATACACCATTAAATTTTGCTGCAAGTAATGGTAAGGTTGCATTAGTTAGCAATTACAGCCAAGTTGTTTCTCCAACAGATGCAAATGTAATTGATTTTGTAGGTTATGGTACAGCGTCACTTTATGAAGGGACAGCCCCAGCTCCTGCAGCCTCAACCACTAAATCAGTTGAAAGAATATCTGGAGATTCCAACAACAATGGTGCAGATTTTGCGGCAGTGACACCAACACCAACAAATTCTACATTGGCCGTTTCTGACATAACCTCTTCAAAAGTAAAATTCATCAAGAATACTTTAGTAACCAATACAATTGAATTTTCTGCAAAAGCCAACGTTAAAATTTACAGCGTAAACGGACAGGTTGTTAAAACCGCTGCTGTAAACGACGGAACTTCTCTTGATATTTCTGCACTTGCAAAAGGTGTTTATGTGGTAGCAGGTGATGTTGATGGACACTCAGTTTCTCAGAAAATCATCAAAAAATAA
- the sucD gene encoding succinate--CoA ligase subunit alpha → MSVLVNKDSKVIVQGFTGNEGTFHATQMIEYGTNVVGGVTPGKGGSEHLGKPVFNTVAEAVEKAGANVSIIFVPPAFAADAIMEAADAGIKVIVCITEGIPVADMVKVKSYIADRDCRLIGPNCPGIITSDEAKIGIMPGFVFKKGKVGIVSKSGTLTYEAADQVVRAGYGVSTAIGIGGDPIIGTTTKEALELFINDPETDAVVMIGEIGGSLEAEAARWYKASGSAKPVVGFIAGQTAPKGRTMGHAGAIVGGAEDTAQAKMEIMRENGINVVDSPADIGATVAKVLG, encoded by the coding sequence ATGTCAGTATTAGTAAACAAAGATTCTAAAGTAATCGTACAGGGATTTACAGGTAACGAAGGAACATTCCACGCAACACAGATGATTGAATACGGCACCAACGTCGTAGGTGGTGTAACTCCGGGAAAAGGAGGTTCTGAGCACCTGGGGAAACCGGTTTTCAACACTGTGGCTGAAGCTGTGGAAAAAGCAGGAGCCAATGTTTCCATCATCTTCGTACCGCCGGCATTTGCTGCAGATGCGATCATGGAGGCCGCAGATGCGGGAATCAAAGTGATCGTTTGTATTACAGAAGGAATTCCGGTTGCTGATATGGTAAAAGTAAAATCTTATATCGCTGACAGAGACTGCAGACTGATCGGTCCGAACTGTCCGGGAATCATCACTTCAGATGAAGCTAAAATCGGAATTATGCCCGGCTTCGTTTTCAAAAAAGGAAAAGTGGGAATCGTGTCAAAATCAGGAACCTTAACTTATGAAGCTGCGGATCAGGTGGTGAGAGCCGGGTACGGTGTTTCTACCGCAATCGGTATCGGTGGTGACCCAATTATCGGTACTACCACTAAAGAAGCCTTGGAACTGTTCATCAACGATCCGGAAACTGATGCCGTTGTAATGATCGGTGAAATCGGCGGATCACTTGAAGCTGAGGCTGCCAGATGGTATAAAGCAAGCGGTTCTGCAAAACCGGTTGTAGGTTTCATCGCTGGGCAGACGGCACCAAAGGGAAGAACCATGGGCCACGCAGGAGCAATCGTGGGCGGCGCAGAAGATACAGCGCAGGCTAAGATGGAAATCATGCGCGAGAATGGTATCAACGTTGTAGATTCTCCGGCTGATATCGGTGCTACTGTCGCTAAGGTATTAGGTTAA
- the dusB gene encoding tRNA dihydrouridine synthase DusB → MVKIGNIELPEFPLLLAPMEDVSDPPFRRLCKMHGADLMYSEFISSEGLIRDAIKSRKKLDIFDYERPVGIQIFGGDEEAMAMSARIVETVEPDLVDINFGCPVKKVVCKGAGAGVLKDIDLMVRLTKAVVTSTHLPVTVKTRLGWDFDSINIDEVAERLQDAGIKALTIHARTRSQMYKGEADWEHISRIKNNPNIEIPIFGNGDIDSPIKAEEYKKRYDCDGVMIGRGAIGYPWIFNEIKHYFKTGEILPEPTISQRLEAVRQHAEWSTEWKGERVGLIEMRQHYSNYFRGIPHFKEFKRRFLEVFTLAEMDKLIAETDHFYKEHSFAK, encoded by the coding sequence ATGGTAAAAATCGGGAATATAGAACTGCCGGAATTTCCGCTTTTGCTCGCACCCATGGAGGATGTGAGCGATCCGCCGTTTCGCCGGCTGTGCAAAATGCACGGGGCAGATTTGATGTATTCGGAGTTTATTTCTTCGGAAGGTTTGATCCGTGATGCCATTAAATCAAGAAAAAAACTTGACATTTTTGATTACGAACGGCCTGTAGGCATCCAGATTTTCGGTGGCGATGAGGAAGCGATGGCAATGTCTGCCCGAATTGTGGAAACCGTAGAACCTGATCTGGTGGACATCAATTTTGGCTGCCCGGTAAAAAAAGTGGTGTGCAAAGGTGCGGGCGCCGGAGTGTTGAAAGACATTGATCTGATGGTTCGACTTACCAAAGCTGTGGTAACTTCCACACATCTTCCTGTAACGGTGAAAACACGACTTGGCTGGGATTTCGACAGTATAAATATTGATGAAGTTGCCGAAAGACTGCAGGACGCCGGAATAAAAGCACTCACCATTCACGCCAGAACCCGTTCTCAGATGTACAAGGGTGAAGCTGATTGGGAACACATTTCCAGGATAAAAAACAATCCGAATATCGAAATTCCAATTTTTGGAAACGGCGATATCGACAGTCCCATAAAAGCCGAAGAATACAAAAAAAGATACGACTGCGACGGTGTGATGATCGGCCGTGGCGCCATTGGCTATCCGTGGATTTTTAATGAAATCAAACATTATTTTAAAACCGGTGAAATTTTGCCGGAACCCACTATTTCACAGCGGCTTGAAGCTGTACGCCAACACGCAGAATGGAGCACCGAATGGAAAGGCGAACGTGTGGGACTGATTGAAATGCGCCAGCACTACAGCAATTATTTCCGTGGCATTCCTCATTTTAAAGAATTCAAACGAAGATTTCTGGAGGTTTTCACCTTAGCTGAAATGGATAAACTGATTGCTGAAACTGATCATTTTTACAAAGAACATTCTTTTGCGAAATAA
- a CDS encoding UDP-3-O-(3-hydroxymyristoyl)glucosamine N-acyltransferase — MTFNQPQNLKTIAALIGAKFVGDENFQVFGTNEIHMVKPGEIVFVNHPKYYDKALNSPATIILIDKEVDCPEGKALLISDDPFRDFNKINTHFTRIFNFREELHNVEVGEGTFIHPTAVIGNDVTIGKNCHIFPNVVIGDRTVIGDNVVIQANTVLGGDAFYYRKLNGSFDRLISVGNVVIENNVEIGNGCTVDRGVTDSTVIGEGSVLDNQIQIGHDTVIGKKCLIASQTGIAGCCVIEDEVTIWGQVGMASGVRVESGTVLLAKCGVNRDLKKGTYFGPIAEEFREYLRKEVKLKNL; from the coding sequence ATGACCTTTAACCAACCACAGAATTTAAAGACCATCGCCGCACTCATCGGGGCAAAATTTGTTGGTGACGAAAATTTTCAGGTTTTCGGGACCAATGAAATCCATATGGTAAAACCCGGCGAAATCGTGTTTGTGAATCACCCTAAATATTATGATAAAGCACTCAATTCTCCTGCAACGATTATTTTGATTGATAAAGAAGTCGATTGTCCCGAAGGTAAAGCTTTGCTGATTTCAGATGATCCATTCAGGGATTTTAATAAAATTAATACCCATTTTACCAGAATTTTCAATTTCAGGGAAGAACTTCATAATGTTGAAGTGGGCGAAGGCACATTCATTCATCCTACCGCTGTAATCGGAAATGATGTCACCATTGGCAAAAACTGCCATATCTTTCCAAATGTGGTGATTGGCGACCGTACCGTAATCGGTGATAATGTGGTGATTCAGGCCAACACGGTTTTAGGCGGTGACGCTTTTTACTACCGGAAGCTCAACGGCAGTTTCGACAGGCTGATCTCAGTAGGAAATGTGGTGATAGAAAATAATGTCGAAATCGGTAACGGCTGCACAGTCGACCGCGGGGTAACGGATTCTACAGTCATTGGTGAAGGTTCAGTTTTAGACAATCAGATTCAAATCGGTCACGACACCGTTATCGGAAAAAAATGTCTGATTGCTTCACAAACCGGTATTGCCGGCTGTTGCGTGATAGAAGATGAGGTTACAATCTGGGGACAGGTGGGTATGGCTTCCGGCGTAAGAGTCGAGTCAGGAACCGTGCTTTTAGCGAAATGCGGTGTGAACAGGGACTTGAAAAAGGGAACCTATTTTGGCCCGATTGCAGAAGAGTTCAGGGAATATTTAAGAAAGGAAGTGAAGCTTAAGAATTTGTAA